Proteins from a genomic interval of Caulobacter sp. NIBR1757:
- a CDS encoding amidohydrolase family protein — translation MLRGLVAALVSASFIVTPAFAAAPKKADPAKWDVNAPPGPFKDVPIDTTTGTWMSIDVSPDGKEVLFDLLGDLYTIPISGGEAKALTSGVAWDMQARYSPNGRWIAFTSDRGGGDNIWVMNRDGSDMHAVSKETFRLLSQPAWSPDSEYVVGRKHFTSGRSLGAGEMWLYHRSGGDGLQLTKKRTEQKDSGEPAFSPDGRYLYFSDDATPGGQFEYSKDPNTQIYVIQRLDRKTGETSQYVTGPGGSIRPTPSPDGKSLAFIRRVRYKTTLFIRDLESGKETPVYDALDRDMQETWAIHGVYPNMAWTPDNKAIVLWAGGKIRKVDAATGSAADIPFHVKTTRRVTGVVRAKVDVAPKAFDVKMIRWAEVSPRGDKVVFEALGKLWIRDVASGQAKRLTGQSDHFELYPSWSRDGSSIVYTTWNDEAFGTIRVVSAAGGEGRVVSKKPGHYIEPAFSPDGRTIVYRTVQDGYLTSALWGGDTGLWSVPAAGGEPREITDNGVLPQFGAASDRVYFMSYEAEGKRALKSAELDGGDQRVHLTSANAGEFAIAPDEKWVAWTERFNAYVAPLVFTGKPVEIGPDSKALPVTRVTRDAGEWLHWSGDSKRLWWSLGPELYSRDLKDAFAFIDGAPKDLPKAPESGIKLGFSQAYDAPTGKIALVGARIVTMKGDEVIEDGIIVLNGNRIEAIGKRGAVNAPGDAKVIDVSGKTIIPGLIDAHWHGSMGSDEIIPQQSWINYAALAFGVTTIHDPSNDTSEIFAASELEKAGEIVGPRIFSTGTILYGATTPFTAKIESADDAMSHLRRMKAAGAFSVKSYNQPRRDQRQQVIAAARALDMSVVPEGGSLFEHNMTMLIDGHTTIEHSIPVAAIYDDVKQLWPQTGTAYTPTLVVAYGGAWGEHYWYETTNVWEDPILTKYVPRRILDARSRRPFKIPPEELNHIRIASVARELNDLGVSVQAGAHGQREDLGLHWEIWMMEQGGMTPLNALRTATLNGAQALGMDRDIGSLEVGKLADLVILDANPLENIRNTRQIRFTMINGRLFDSDMNEVGGRGRARKPFWHQQAGGETWGGVSTTEAADHTDD, via the coding sequence ATGCTTCGAGGTCTGGTTGCCGCGCTGGTCAGTGCGTCCTTCATCGTCACGCCGGCCTTCGCCGCGGCGCCCAAGAAGGCTGATCCTGCCAAGTGGGACGTCAATGCCCCGCCCGGACCGTTCAAGGACGTGCCGATCGACACCACCACCGGGACCTGGATGAGCATCGACGTCAGCCCCGACGGCAAGGAGGTCCTGTTCGACCTCTTGGGCGACCTCTACACGATCCCGATCAGCGGCGGCGAAGCCAAGGCCCTGACCAGCGGCGTCGCCTGGGACATGCAGGCCCGCTATTCGCCCAACGGCCGCTGGATCGCCTTCACCTCGGACCGCGGCGGCGGCGACAACATCTGGGTCATGAACCGCGACGGCTCGGACATGCATGCCGTCTCGAAGGAGACCTTCCGCCTGCTCAGCCAGCCGGCCTGGTCGCCGGACAGCGAATACGTCGTCGGCCGCAAGCACTTCACCTCGGGCCGCTCGCTCGGCGCCGGCGAGATGTGGCTCTACCACCGCTCCGGCGGCGACGGCCTGCAGCTGACCAAGAAGCGCACGGAACAGAAGGATAGCGGCGAGCCGGCCTTCAGCCCGGACGGCCGCTACCTCTACTTCAGCGACGACGCCACGCCGGGCGGCCAGTTCGAATACAGCAAGGATCCCAACACCCAGATCTATGTGATCCAGCGCCTCGACCGAAAGACCGGCGAGACCAGCCAGTATGTCACCGGCCCCGGCGGCTCGATCCGCCCGACCCCCTCGCCGGACGGCAAGAGCTTGGCCTTCATCCGCCGCGTTCGCTACAAGACCACCCTCTTCATCCGCGACCTGGAGAGCGGCAAGGAGACTCCGGTCTACGACGCCCTCGACCGCGACATGCAGGAGACCTGGGCCATCCATGGGGTCTACCCCAACATGGCCTGGACCCCGGACAACAAGGCCATCGTCCTCTGGGCCGGCGGCAAGATCCGCAAGGTCGACGCCGCCACCGGTTCGGCCGCTGACATCCCCTTCCATGTGAAGACCACCCGCCGCGTCACCGGCGTGGTCCGCGCCAAGGTCGATGTCGCGCCCAAGGCCTTCGACGTGAAGATGATCCGCTGGGCCGAGGTTTCGCCCCGCGGCGACAAGGTCGTCTTCGAGGCGCTCGGCAAGCTGTGGATCCGGGACGTCGCCAGCGGCCAGGCCAAACGCCTGACCGGCCAGAGCGACCACTTCGAACTCTATCCGTCCTGGTCCCGCGATGGTTCTTCCATCGTCTACACGACCTGGAATGACGAGGCCTTCGGCACGATCCGCGTCGTCTCCGCCGCCGGCGGCGAGGGCAGGGTGGTTTCGAAGAAGCCCGGCCACTACATCGAGCCGGCCTTCAGCCCCGACGGCCGCACCATCGTCTACCGCACCGTCCAGGACGGCTACCTGACCAGCGCCCTGTGGGGCGGTGACACCGGCCTGTGGAGCGTGCCCGCCGCCGGCGGCGAGCCCAGGGAGATCACCGACAACGGCGTGCTGCCGCAGTTCGGCGCCGCCTCCGACCGCGTCTATTTCATGAGCTATGAGGCCGAGGGCAAACGCGCCCTCAAGTCGGCCGAACTCGACGGCGGCGACCAACGGGTCCACCTGACCAGCGCCAACGCCGGTGAATTCGCCATCGCCCCCGACGAAAAATGGGTGGCTTGGACCGAACGTTTTAACGCCTACGTCGCGCCCCTGGTCTTCACCGGCAAGCCGGTCGAGATCGGTCCCGATTCCAAAGCCCTGCCGGTCACCCGTGTCACCCGCGACGCCGGCGAATGGCTGCATTGGTCGGGCGACAGCAAGCGCCTCTGGTGGTCGCTCGGACCGGAGCTCTACAGCCGCGACCTCAAGGACGCCTTCGCCTTCATCGACGGCGCCCCCAAGGACCTGCCCAAGGCCCCCGAGAGCGGCATCAAGCTTGGCTTCAGCCAGGCCTACGACGCCCCCACCGGCAAGATCGCCCTGGTCGGCGCCCGCATCGTCACCATGAAGGGCGACGAGGTCATCGAGGACGGGATCATCGTCCTCAACGGCAACCGCATCGAGGCCATCGGCAAGCGCGGCGCGGTCAATGCCCCCGGGGACGCCAAGGTCATCGACGTCAGCGGCAAGACCATCATCCCCGGCCTGATCGACGCCCACTGGCACGGCTCGATGGGCTCGGACGAGATCATCCCGCAGCAGAGCTGGATCAACTACGCCGCCCTCGCCTTCGGGGTGACGACGATCCACGACCCCTCGAACGACACCAGCGAGATCTTCGCCGCCAGCGAACTGGAAAAGGCCGGTGAGATCGTCGGTCCGCGCATCTTCTCGACCGGCACCATCCTCTACGGCGCCACCACGCCGTTCACGGCCAAGATCGAAAGCGCCGATGACGCCATGAGCCACCTGCGCCGCATGAAGGCGGCCGGGGCCTTCAGCGTGAAGAGCTACAACCAGCCCCGCCGCGACCAGCGTCAGCAGGTCATCGCCGCCGCCCGCGCCCTCGACATGTCGGTGGTGCCGGAAGGCGGCTCGCTGTTCGAGCACAACATGACCATGCTGATCGACGGCCACACCACCATCGAGCACTCGATCCCGGTCGCCGCCATCTATGACGACGTCAAGCAGCTCTGGCCGCAGACCGGCACCGCCTACACCCCGACCCTGGTCGTGGCCTATGGCGGCGCCTGGGGTGAGCACTACTGGTACGAGACGACCAACGTCTGGGAGGACCCGATCCTCACCAAGTATGTGCCCCGCCGCATCCTCGACGCCCGCTCGCGCCGGCCCTTCAAGATCCCGCCGGAAGAGCTGAACCACATCCGCATCGCCAGCGTGGCCCGCGAGCTCAACGACCTGGGCGTCTCGGTCCAGGCCGGCGCCCATGGCCAGCGCGAGGACCTCGGCCTGCACTGGGAGATCTGGATGATGGAGCAAGGCGGCATGACCCCGCTGAACGCCCTGCGCACCGCCACGCTCAACGGCGCCCAGGCGCTGGGCATGGACCGCGACATCGGCTCGCTGGAGGTCGGCAAGCTGGCCGATCTGGTCATCCTCGACGCCAACCCGCTGGAGAACATCCGCAACACCCGCCAGATCCGCTTCACCATGATCAACGGCCGGCTGTTCGACAGCGACATGAACGAGGTCGGCGGCCGCGGCCGGGCCCGCAAGCCCTTCTGGCACCAGCAGGCCGGCGGCGAGACCTGGGGCGGCGTCAGCACCACCGAGGCGGCGGATCATACCGATGACTGA
- a CDS encoding GNAT family N-acetyltransferase: protein MTDAPEIIDNRAANRFEVHLGGETAFAEYRLEEGAIVFPHTVVPPAFEGKGVGGALVKHGLAYARERHLKVKPTCSFFAGYISKHPEYHDLVHPDFRSKLGIEN from the coding sequence ATGACTGACGCCCCGGAGATCATCGACAACCGCGCGGCCAACCGCTTCGAGGTCCATCTCGGCGGCGAGACCGCCTTCGCCGAATACCGGCTGGAGGAGGGCGCTATCGTCTTCCCGCACACCGTCGTGCCCCCAGCCTTTGAGGGCAAGGGTGTCGGCGGGGCGCTTGTCAAACACGGCTTGGCTTACGCGAGGGAGCGACATTTAAAGGTCAAGCCGACCTGCAGCTTCTTCGCCGGCTACATCAGCAAACACCCCGAGTATCACGATCTGGTCCACCCGGATTTCCGGTCGAAACTCGGCATCGAAAACTAG
- a CDS encoding nitronate monooxygenase family protein, which translates to MKTRITELFGIEHPIIQGGMHFVGFAEMAAAVSNAGGLGIITGLTQRTPDDLAKEIARCKEMTDKPFGVNLTFLPSVNQPDYPGYVKAILDSGVKAVETAGNNPAKWLPPLQEAGVKVIHKCTSVRHSLKAESIGCDAVSVDGFECGGHPGEDDVPNMILLPRAAEELKIPFVASGGMADARSLVAALAMGAEGMNMGTRFIATKEAPVHENVKLAIVAASELDTRLVMRPLRNTERVLTNAAVERLLQKEKELGPNIKFEDIIEEVAGVYPRIMMDGEMEAGAWSCGMVAGLIHDIPTCKELIDRIMSEAEQIIRGRLEGFLAA; encoded by the coding sequence ATGAAAACCCGCATCACCGAACTCTTCGGCATCGAGCACCCGATCATCCAGGGCGGCATGCACTTCGTCGGCTTCGCCGAGATGGCGGCGGCGGTATCCAACGCCGGCGGCCTGGGGATCATCACCGGCCTGACGCAGCGCACGCCGGACGATCTGGCCAAGGAAATCGCCCGGTGCAAGGAGATGACCGACAAGCCGTTCGGCGTAAATCTGACCTTCCTGCCGTCGGTAAACCAGCCAGACTACCCGGGCTATGTGAAGGCCATCCTCGACTCCGGCGTCAAGGCGGTCGAGACGGCGGGCAACAACCCGGCCAAATGGCTGCCCCCGCTGCAGGAAGCCGGCGTCAAGGTGATCCACAAATGCACCTCGGTTCGCCACAGCCTCAAGGCCGAGTCGATCGGCTGTGACGCCGTCAGCGTCGATGGCTTCGAATGCGGCGGTCACCCGGGCGAGGACGACGTCCCCAACATGATCCTGCTGCCGCGCGCCGCCGAGGAACTGAAGATCCCCTTCGTCGCCTCCGGCGGCATGGCCGACGCCCGCTCGCTGGTCGCGGCCCTGGCCATGGGCGCCGAGGGCATGAACATGGGCACCCGCTTCATCGCCACCAAGGAAGCGCCGGTCCATGAAAACGTGAAGCTGGCCATCGTCGCCGCCAGTGAACTCGACACCCGCCTGGTCATGCGCCCGCTGCGCAACACCGAGCGCGTTCTGACCAACGCGGCGGTCGAGCGTCTGCTTCAGAAGGAAAAAGAGCTCGGTCCGAACATCAAGTTCGAGGACATTATCGAAGAAGTTGCGGGGGTTTACCCGCGCATCATGATGGATGGCGAAATGGAAGCTGGGGCCTGGTCCTGCGGCATGGTCGCGGGTCTGATCCACGACATCCCGACCTGCAAGGAACTGATCGACCGCATCATGAGCGAAGCCGAGCAAATTATACGCGGTCGTTTGGAAGGCTTCCTGGCGGCCTAG
- a CDS encoding A24 family peptidase — MIWLWDLAAILLGPVAGSFLGLISLRLPEEKPVVMGRSACGSCGRTLSPIDLVPILSFLVLRGRCRSCGAAIPRRYLMMELGCLALGVWSAYAFDGPMALVSALFGWWLLILAVIDGEHFWLPDRLTLPLGALGLIQAVAFFLAGQSQLSWVHNLIGAAAGFGALWLVAFAYRRLRGREGLGGGDPILLGAIGAWVGWQGLPSVVVWAGIAGLSVVLAMVVRRRGVSAEMKLPFGVFLALGGWMVWILGPLGL, encoded by the coding sequence ATGATCTGGCTGTGGGACCTTGCCGCCATCCTGCTGGGCCCGGTGGCGGGCAGCTTCCTTGGCCTGATCAGCCTGCGCCTGCCGGAGGAGAAGCCGGTGGTCATGGGCCGGTCCGCCTGCGGGTCCTGCGGTCGCACCCTGTCCCCCATCGATCTTGTGCCGATCCTCAGCTTCCTGGTCCTGCGGGGCCGCTGCCGATCCTGCGGCGCCGCCATTCCCCGGCGCTATCTGATGATGGAGCTGGGTTGCCTGGCCCTCGGCGTCTGGTCCGCCTACGCCTTCGATGGCCCTATGGCCCTGGTCAGCGCCCTGTTCGGCTGGTGGCTGCTGATCCTGGCCGTCATCGACGGCGAGCACTTCTGGCTGCCTGACCGGCTGACCCTGCCGCTGGGCGCCCTCGGCCTGATCCAGGCCGTCGCCTTCTTCCTGGCAGGTCAGAGCCAGCTGTCCTGGGTCCACAACCTGATCGGCGCGGCGGCTGGGTTCGGCGCCCTGTGGCTGGTTGCCTTCGCCTACCGGCGCCTGCGCGGCCGCGAGGGACTGGGCGGCGGCGACCCCATCCTGCTGGGCGCTATCGGGGCCTGGGTGGGCTGGCAGGGACTGCCCAGCGTGGTGGTCTGGGCCGGCATCGCCGGCCTCAGTGTCGTGCTGGCCATGGTCGTCCGGCGACGCGGCGTCTCGGCAGAGATGAAGCTGCCGTTCGGCGTGTTCCTGGCCCTTGGCGGCTGGATGGTCTGGATCCTCGGACCGCTGGGGCTCTGA
- a CDS encoding heme-binding beta-barrel domain-containing protein, with translation MDIPDDIFTEPEDVDPETLANLGPLRRLAGIWEGRRGVDVNPKADGPERREFYERIEMQPIDPQANGPQLFYGLRYHVHVNTVEEAITFHDQVGYWLWEPATGLILQTVSIPRGQVAIAAGQAEPDAGTLVLTAVRGQTEYGICSTTFLEQAFRTDAYRIEVTFHDDGSWSYVQDTTLQVRGQDAPFLHRDTNTLSKIAEPGLNPWASILRRAPGG, from the coding sequence ATGGACATCCCGGACGACATCTTCACCGAGCCCGAGGACGTCGATCCCGAGACCCTGGCCAACCTGGGCCCGCTGCGCCGCCTGGCCGGCATCTGGGAGGGCCGACGGGGCGTCGATGTGAACCCCAAGGCCGACGGGCCCGAGCGCCGCGAGTTCTACGAACGCATCGAGATGCAGCCGATCGATCCGCAGGCCAACGGGCCGCAGCTGTTCTACGGCCTGCGCTACCATGTGCACGTCAACACCGTCGAAGAGGCGATCACCTTTCACGATCAGGTCGGCTACTGGCTCTGGGAGCCGGCCACCGGGCTCATCCTGCAGACCGTGTCGATCCCGCGCGGCCAGGTCGCCATCGCCGCCGGCCAGGCCGAGCCGGACGCCGGGACCCTGGTGCTGACCGCCGTGCGCGGCCAGACCGAATACGGAATCTGCTCGACGACCTTCCTGGAGCAGGCCTTCCGCACGGACGCCTACCGCATCGAGGTGACGTTCCACGACGACGGCTCCTGGAGCTATGTCCAGGACACCACCCTGCAGGTGCGCGGCCAGGACGCCCCTTTCCTGCACCGCGACACCAACACCTTGAGCAAGATCGCCGAGCCCGGCCTGAATCCCTGGGCGAGCATCCTGCGCCGCGCCCCGGGGGGCTGA
- a CDS encoding alpha/beta hydrolase: protein MSDPSSLDDAGPTSHSFMSQRLRLNYLDWGNPGAPTLVLQHGGQDHARSWDWVARALRRDWHVVCPDLRGHGDSAWSPDGAYMLPYMVYDLAQFIQQSGQEQVAIIAHSLGGAVALRYAGLFPEKVTALVAIEGLGPSPKMYAQRRQTPVGKRWRDWIEQRRGLSGRSPRRYASIDEALLRMREANGHLSEGQARHLTIHGVSRNEDGTYSWKFDNYLRGQPPGDLSEEELHAVWAEITCPTLLCVGEDSWASNPAKDGRATHFRDAKVVSFENAGHWLHHDQLDRFLAEVTAFLPDPNGLKA, encoded by the coding sequence ATGAGCGATCCATCCTCCCTCGACGACGCCGGTCCGACCTCCCACAGCTTCATGTCCCAGCGCCTGCGGCTGAACTACCTCGACTGGGGCAACCCCGGCGCGCCGACCCTGGTCCTGCAGCATGGCGGGCAGGATCACGCCCGGAGCTGGGACTGGGTTGCGCGGGCGTTGCGGCGCGACTGGCATGTGGTCTGCCCCGACCTGCGGGGCCATGGCGACAGCGCCTGGTCGCCCGATGGCGCCTACATGCTGCCCTACATGGTCTACGACCTGGCGCAGTTCATCCAGCAATCCGGCCAGGAGCAGGTTGCGATCATCGCCCATTCCCTCGGCGGCGCCGTGGCCCTGCGCTACGCCGGCCTGTTCCCTGAGAAGGTGACGGCGCTGGTGGCGATCGAGGGCCTGGGCCCCAGCCCGAAGATGTACGCCCAGCGGCGGCAAACCCCCGTCGGCAAGCGCTGGCGGGACTGGATCGAGCAGCGGCGGGGACTGAGCGGCCGGTCGCCCAGACGCTATGCCAGCATCGACGAAGCCCTGCTGCGCATGCGGGAAGCGAATGGTCATCTGAGCGAAGGCCAGGCGCGTCACCTGACAATCCACGGGGTCAGCCGCAACGAGGACGGGACCTACAGCTGGAAGTTCGACAACTACCTGCGTGGCCAGCCCCCGGGCGATCTGTCGGAGGAGGAGCTCCACGCGGTCTGGGCCGAGATTACCTGCCCGACCCTGCTATGCGTCGGCGAAGACAGCTGGGCCTCGAACCCGGCCAAAGATGGTCGAGCCACTCATTTTCGGGACGCGAAGGTGGTCTCGTTCGAGAATGCCGGCCATTGGCTGCATCACGATCAACTGGACCGGTTCCTGGCGGAGGTGACGGCGTTTCTGCCCGACCCGAACGGGCTGAAGGCTTGA
- a CDS encoding NAD(P)H-dependent oxidoreductase, translating to MPQPPRRILVINGHPDPDPAHLCAALAEAYAKGATKAGHTVERLSVGALDFPLIHSPRDYQSGHFSADIKMAQDAVRTADHLVLVFPIWFGGPPAVLKGFFEQLLRRGLALGSPQAPITSVLTRKSIRLIVTMGAPVLVFQLVLGGHGVASLERGLLWVTGMGPIRKTLFGRAHLDAPEQKARWLAKVESLGLQGA from the coding sequence ATGCCCCAGCCGCCAAGACGCATCCTCGTCATCAACGGTCACCCGGACCCTGACCCGGCCCACCTTTGCGCAGCCCTCGCCGAGGCCTACGCCAAGGGGGCAACGAAGGCCGGCCATACGGTCGAGCGTCTCAGCGTCGGCGCCCTCGATTTCCCGCTGATCCATTCGCCCAGGGACTATCAGTCCGGCCACTTCAGCGCCGACATCAAGATGGCGCAGGACGCCGTACGGACGGCCGACCACCTGGTGCTGGTGTTTCCGATCTGGTTCGGCGGCCCGCCTGCCGTACTCAAGGGGTTCTTCGAACAGCTGTTGCGCAGAGGGCTGGCGTTGGGATCGCCGCAGGCGCCGATCACCAGCGTTCTGACCCGCAAGTCCATCCGCCTGATCGTCACCATGGGCGCGCCGGTCCTGGTCTTCCAGCTGGTGTTGGGCGGCCACGGGGTGGCCAGCCTCGAGCGCGGGCTGTTGTGGGTGACCGGCATGGGTCCAATCCGCAAGACCCTGTTCGGCAGGGCGCACCTGGACGCGCCCGAACAGAAAGCCCGCTGGCTGGCCAAGGTCGAATCGCTCGGCCTTCAGGGGGCGTGA
- a CDS encoding Hsp20/alpha crystallin family protein, whose product MTRQDPKALLPTLADQTAHFFAPLQKEIDRVVTEFARGVGGNDAFLPSPDMDLVEKPDGVELTVELPGLKPEDISITLEDGVLTVCGEKHGETDDNRKGYRVIERRFGAFSRSVRLPGGVIADQIKADLKEGVLTITAPRQADQASRKVPIGEAKA is encoded by the coding sequence ATGACCCGTCAGGACCCCAAAGCCCTCCTGCCCACGCTCGCCGATCAGACCGCTCACTTCTTCGCGCCGCTGCAGAAGGAGATCGACCGGGTGGTGACCGAATTCGCCCGAGGCGTGGGCGGCAATGATGCCTTCCTGCCCTCGCCCGACATGGATCTGGTCGAGAAGCCGGACGGTGTCGAACTGACCGTGGAGTTGCCGGGCCTGAAGCCGGAGGACATCTCCATCACGCTCGAAGACGGCGTCCTGACCGTTTGCGGCGAGAAGCACGGCGAGACGGACGACAACCGCAAGGGCTACCGGGTGATCGAGCGGCGGTTCGGCGCCTTCTCCCGATCGGTCAGGTTGCCGGGCGGGGTGATCGCCGATCAGATCAAGGCTGACCTGAAGGAGGGCGTCCTGACGATCACCGCGCCGCGCCAGGCCGACCAGGCATCCCGAAAGGTGCCCATCGGCGAGGCGAAGGCCTGA
- a CDS encoding zinc-dependent alcohol dehydrogenase family protein, which yields MLAMALEAAHRRLTAVSLPDPVAGPGEVILRVHACGVCRTDLHVVDGDLGHGLAGVIPGHEIVGTVQSLGVGVTNLRVGDRVGVPWLGGACGRCRYCREGAENLCDAPEFTGWTRHGGYAEQVSARADFCIPLPPGLSDIEAAPLLCAGLIGFRAWRMACEQRPVRRLGLYGFGAAAHLLAQLAIAEGQAVHAFTRSGDAAAQRLARDLGCVWAGGSDEEPEDPLDAAIIFAPVGELVPIALRAVRKGGTVVCAGIHMSDIPGFPYASLWNERRLVSVANLTRADAREYLPRALSAGVRAQVTAYDLTRANEALDDLRAGAFAGAAVLVTGAGRDPDPARDDT from the coding sequence ATGCTGGCCATGGCCCTTGAGGCGGCGCATCGGCGTCTCACCGCTGTCAGCCTGCCCGATCCGGTCGCCGGACCGGGCGAGGTGATCTTGCGGGTTCACGCCTGCGGCGTCTGCCGAACGGACCTGCATGTCGTCGATGGCGACCTTGGACATGGTCTTGCCGGAGTCATTCCCGGTCATGAGATCGTCGGCACGGTTCAGTCGCTCGGGGTCGGCGTGACGAACCTGCGCGTCGGGGACCGGGTCGGGGTGCCGTGGCTGGGCGGCGCCTGCGGGCGCTGCCGCTACTGCCGCGAAGGCGCCGAGAACCTTTGCGACGCCCCCGAGTTCACCGGCTGGACGCGCCATGGGGGCTATGCCGAGCAGGTCAGCGCCAGGGCTGACTTTTGCATTCCGCTCCCGCCCGGCCTCAGCGACATCGAAGCGGCGCCGCTGCTCTGCGCCGGCCTCATCGGCTTTCGCGCCTGGCGCATGGCCTGCGAGCAACGGCCGGTGCGCCGCCTGGGCCTGTACGGCTTTGGCGCGGCCGCCCACCTGCTTGCCCAGCTGGCGATCGCGGAAGGGCAGGCGGTCCACGCCTTCACACGGTCAGGCGATGCCGCGGCCCAGCGCCTGGCCAGGGACCTGGGCTGCGTCTGGGCGGGCGGTTCCGACGAGGAGCCGGAAGACCCCCTCGACGCAGCGATCATTTTTGCCCCGGTCGGCGAGCTGGTTCCGATCGCCTTGCGCGCGGTGCGCAAGGGCGGGACCGTCGTCTGCGCCGGCATTCACATGAGCGACATCCCCGGCTTTCCCTACGCCTCGCTGTGGAACGAGCGCCGGCTTGTCTCCGTCGCCAACCTGACCCGGGCCGATGCCCGCGAGTACCTTCCGCGCGCGCTGTCCGCTGGAGTCCGCGCCCAGGTGACAGCCTATGATCTGACGCGGGCCAACGAGGCGCTCGACGACCTCCGCGCCGGCGCCTTCGCCGGAGCGGCGGTCCTGGTGACGGGAGCGGGCCGTGATCCTGATCCGGCCCGCGATGATACTTGA
- a CDS encoding helix-turn-helix domain-containing protein: protein MFAVTSAAAAPQPTEDFGQVGVPMAFAAGEEIYAQDEEADMIYRVVRGAVRTTRLLSDGRRQIGDFYYPGDLLGLEAGSVHRFSAEALGACKIQVIRKSALGLYGEDGLKIERMIWSETARELQRTQEHVMLLGRKSACEKVACFLLDMARRFRGDVAELPMGRQDMADYLGLTIETVSRMVTQLQADGLVRFLGCRRFEIRNPVGLANLVEA, encoded by the coding sequence ATGTTCGCCGTCACATCCGCCGCCGCTGCCCCCCAACCCACCGAGGACTTCGGTCAAGTCGGCGTGCCGATGGCCTTCGCCGCCGGCGAGGAAATCTACGCTCAGGATGAGGAAGCGGACATGATCTACCGCGTCGTGCGTGGCGCGGTGCGGACGACGCGGCTGCTCAGCGACGGGCGTCGCCAGATCGGCGACTTCTACTATCCGGGTGACCTCCTGGGATTGGAGGCGGGTTCCGTCCACCGGTTCTCGGCCGAGGCCCTGGGGGCCTGCAAGATCCAGGTCATCCGCAAGTCGGCGCTGGGGCTCTACGGCGAGGACGGGCTGAAGATCGAGCGGATGATCTGGTCCGAAACGGCCCGTGAACTGCAGCGCACCCAGGAGCATGTGATGCTGCTTGGCCGCAAGTCGGCCTGTGAGAAGGTGGCCTGCTTTCTGCTCGACATGGCGCGGCGCTTCCGCGGAGACGTCGCCGAGCTGCCCATGGGTCGCCAGGACATGGCCGACTACCTGGGCCTGACGATCGAGACCGTGTCGCGCATGGTGACCCAGCTGCAGGCCGATGGCCTGGTTCGTTTCCTCGGTTGCCGCCGGTTCGAGATCCGCAACCCGGTCGGCCTCGCCAATCTCGTCGAGGCCTGA